A part of Vallitalea okinawensis genomic DNA contains:
- a CDS encoding AraC family transcriptional regulator, which produces MNGKSKNNKYHLHIKDINIPLVLNAGHNSLIEGDQLGWHKHDGYELTFVTKGSVIWEVKNSCDHHLVSGQVSLVSPDTLHRGIDDITLPCEMFWLVFKPWTKEAIINTPFQEEELKHIDQVFRNFDKGVVEITPLISSLLAEFRSSCISYNTIEDKSLINPSIRSLLCQLILQTSLSFQDKRKKNVSNDFRIVQDYINNQFTYDIGIEDIAQLIGKKETYVYSLFKKNTGQTPSEYIQRLRVQHATKMLKETTMSVTKIAYELGFSSSQYFAKVFKKYMGTSPSQFRRIK; this is translated from the coding sequence CACTGGTACTTAATGCAGGACATAATTCACTGATAGAAGGTGATCAATTAGGGTGGCACAAGCATGATGGCTACGAATTAACTTTTGTAACTAAGGGGAGTGTTATTTGGGAGGTAAAAAATAGTTGTGATCATCATCTGGTGAGTGGTCAGGTATCTTTAGTATCGCCAGATACCCTCCATAGAGGAATAGATGATATTACGCTACCTTGCGAAATGTTTTGGTTGGTTTTCAAACCATGGACTAAAGAAGCTATTATTAACACACCTTTTCAGGAAGAGGAGCTTAAACACATTGATCAGGTATTTAGGAACTTTGACAAAGGCGTAGTAGAGATCACGCCACTAATTTCAAGCCTTTTAGCAGAATTTAGAAGTAGTTGCATCTCATATAACACGATAGAAGATAAAAGTTTAATTAACCCGAGTATCAGAAGTCTTTTATGTCAGCTTATTTTGCAAACCAGTTTAAGTTTTCAAGATAAAAGAAAGAAAAATGTTTCCAATGATTTTAGAATAGTTCAAGATTATATAAATAATCAATTTACTTATGACATAGGAATTGAAGATATAGCTCAATTAATTGGTAAGAAAGAGACTTATGTCTATAGCCTCTTTAAAAAAAATACAGGTCAAACTCCCAGTGAGTATATACAGAGGTTACGGGTACAACATGCAACAAAGATGCTGAAAGAGACAACAATGTCTGTGACAAAAATAGCCTATGAGTTAGGCTTTTCGAGTAGTCAATATTTTGCAAAAGTATTTAAAAAATATATGGGAACATCGCCAAGTCAATTTCGTAGAATAAAGTGA